The following nucleotide sequence is from Gammaproteobacteria bacterium.
CATTACCTACGGTTTTGCAACACATGCTCCTATACCCAATGGCATTGAACTTCATGAATGCGTCCATTCACAATTTAATTAAAAATATTTTTAATTAGAAAATGAACTTATGGAAAAATGATTGGGAAAAGTTTGTACAGGAAGTAGCGAAGGGTTACTCCGATGGAATGAACCAAGACGAGCTTACTGATGTTTTCGCTGGCAGTACAGTTACCTGGTCAGGAACCATTAGGAACAATGAACTAGATCAAAATTTTTCTAAAGGTATCGCAATAGACATGCCTGAAGTAAAAATTAGATTGCTAGATGGGCGCTTGATTGTTGCCAACTATATTTTCTTATCCATGGAAACCTCTAACCCAAGTTACTGGGAAGAGTTTTCTCCCGGACAAAAAGTTAAATTCAGCGCAGATATAAAAGAATCACAATCTGCATTTCCTGAAGTTGAAGTATCGATATGCTCTAGCAATCCCGAAGCATTATTAATGCTGGGCACAGATAATGCACAACCTGTTTTATATGGTTGATTACAAGGACGATGCATCCAATTCTATCTCAGCTACCGGAACACCATGATCCGACATCACCCGACTAGGCTCTCGTTCCGTTAACGACCAATCAAATAAGTGATCATTAAAGATATGTTGGTACGTTACTTTACCTATTCGCTTTGAATTACGATGATAAAACTCTTGCGACACTAAAATATGATCCAACACATCACGCTGGCCATGATGTATATGCGTGTAGCTGAAGTCCTTTAAATCTTGTCGCGTTTGAATAGTGTTGGTGCTATACAGCAACACGTCCCAATACATGCGTTTAATTTTTGCGGGCCAACGAAAATGTGGTGCTTGGCCGGCAATGATTTGCGTACTGGTGCTCTCAACCGTATCGTTCAGATCACCCAACATTATTAATGGCTGCCGGTTCTTTTCTATATCTTTAACTATTCTTGCGCGAAGTGCTGTGGCCTCTAAACTACGTATCACTTGTGCTCGCAATGCGCCTAAAGCACGATGAATTGGATTTTCGCGATCTTCGTCTTCTTTATAGATAGGTCGTTTTGATTTTAAATGCGCTACATAAACAACAACGGTTACATCTGCATCAGGTATTAAAATTTCAGCGCGTAAGGGCGGGCGTTCAAATTGTTTGATCGGCACATCGATAAGCTGCTCTACTCCTTCAGGTGATTTACTGGGTATTTGGAAATCAGCCGTTGAAGGAAATTCTATTATCGA
It contains:
- a CDS encoding endonuclease/exonuclease/phosphatase family protein; amino-acid sequence: MNFRVASFNLLNLVRPGVRYYGLPPHTEDEHEQKIKWIAQTLDRSQVDIVGFQEVFSSSSLQSAVSLSQHFTNHAQAQEQVLSPGASVEDNEEKGKALRPKVGLASRFQIVRHESIIEFPSTADFQIPSKSPEGVEQLIDVPIKQFERPPLRAEILIPDADVTVVVYVAHLKSKRPIYKEDEDRENPIHRALGALRAQVIRSLEATALRARIVKDIEKNRQPLIMLGDLNDTVESTSTQIIAGQAPHFRWPAKIKRMYWDVLLYSTNTIQTRQDLKDFSYTHIHHGQRDVLDHILVSQEFYHRNSKRIGKVTYQHIFNDHLFDWSLTEREPSRVMSDHGVPVAEIELDASSL